In the Corvus cornix cornix isolate S_Up_H32 chromosome 18, ASM73873v5, whole genome shotgun sequence genome, one interval contains:
- the SOX9 gene encoding transcription factor SOX-9 produces MNLLDPFMKMTEEQDKCISDAPSPTMSDDSAGSPCPSGSGSDTENTRPQENTFPKGDPDLKKENDEDKFPVCIREAVSQVLKGYDWTLVPMPVRVNGSSKNKPHVKRPMNAFMVWAQAARRKLADQYPHLHNAELSKTLGKLWRLLNESEKRPFVEEAERLRVQHKKDHPDYKYQPRRRKSVKNGQAEQEEGSEQTHISPNAIFKALQADSPQSSSSISEVHSPGEHSGQSQGPPTPPTTPKTDPQPGKQDLKREGRALGEGGRQPPHIDFRDVDIGELSSDVISNIETFDVNEFDQYLPPNGHPGQPGQVTYTGSYGISGAAGTPAGAGHVWMSKQPPPAQPQPQLPALSAEQGPQQPQQPQQQRTHIKTEQLSPSHYSEQQQHSPQQLSYSSFNLQHYSSSYPSISRAQYEYGEHQGSGSYYSHAAGQGSGLYSTFSYMNPSQRPMYTPIADTSGVPSIPQTHSPQHWEQPVYTQLTRP; encoded by the exons ATGAATCTCCTCGACCCTTTCatgaaaatgacagaagaaCAGGACAAATGTATCTCCGAcgcccccagccccaccatgTCGGATGACTCCGCCGGGTCCCCCTGCCCCTCTGGATCCGGCTCGGACACGGAGAACACCAGACCCCAAGAGAACACCTTCCCCAAGGGGGACCCGGACCTGAAGAAGGAGAACGACGAGGACAAGTTCCCCGTGTGCATCCGGGAGGCGGTGAGCCAGGTGCTGAAGGGCTACGACTGGACCCTGGTGCCGATGCCGGTGCGGGTGAACGGCTCCAGCAAGAACAAGCCGCACGTCAAGAGACCCATGAACGCCTTCATGGTGTGGGCGCAGGCGGCCCGCAGGAAGCTGGCGGACCAGTACCCGCATCTGCACAACGCCGAGCTCAGCAAGACCCTGGGCAAACTCTGGAG GCTGCTGAACGAGAGCGAGAAGCGTCCCTTCGTGGAGGAGGCCGAGCGGCTGCGGGTGCAGCACAAGAAGGACCACCCCGACTACAAGTACCAGCCCCGGCGGAGGAAGTCGGTGAAGAACGGGCAGGCGGAGCAGGAGGAGGGCTCGGAGCAGACCCACATCTCCCCCAACGCCATCTTCAAGGCGCTGCAGGCAGACTCGCCCCAGTCCTCCTCCAGCATCAGCGAGGTGCACTCGCCCGGGGAGCACTCGG GGCAGTCCCAGGgcccccccacaccccccacCACCCCCAAGACGGACCCGCAGCCAGGCAAGCAGGACCTGAAGCGGGAGGGCCGCGCGCTGGGCGAGGGCGGCCGGCAGCCGCCCCACATCGACTTCCGCGACGTGGACATCGGCGAGCTGAGCAGCGACGTCATCTCCAACATCGAGACCTTCGACGTCAACGAGTTCGACCAGTACCTGCCGCCCAACGGGCACCCCGGCCAGCCCGGCCAGGTCACCTACACGGGCAGCTACGGCATCAGCGGCGCCGCGGGGACGCCGGCGGGCGCCGGCCACGTGTGGATGTCCAAGCAGCCGCCGCCGGCGCAGCCCCAGCCGCAGCTGCCGGCGCTGAGCGCGGAGCAGGGCCCGCAGCAGCCGCAGCAGCCGCAGCAGCAGAGGACGCACATCAAGACGGagcagctgagccccagccaCTACAgcgagcagcagcagcactcccCGCAGCAGCTGAGCTACAGCTCCTTCAACCTGCAGCACTACAGCTCGTCCTACCCCAGCATCAGCCGCGCCCAGTACGAGTACGGCGAGCACCAGGGCTCGGGCTCCTACTACAGCCACGCCGCCGGCCAGGGCAGCGGCCTCTACTCCACCTTCAGCTACATGAACCCCTCGCAGCGCCCCATGTACACCCCGATCGCAGACACGTCGGGGGTGCCCTCCATCCCCCAGACCCACAGCCcgcagcactgggagcagcccgTCTACACGCAGCTCACCCGGCCCTAA